One genomic segment of Salinigranum rubrum includes these proteins:
- a CDS encoding NAD-dependent epimerase/dehydratase family protein yields MNGKTVLVTGGAGFIGSNLANSLAAENEVIAVDDEYLGTPENLSDEVEYVGKSVLDEDLPTEGVDAVFHLAALSSYAMHEENPQKGVRVNIEGFVNTVVQARDDGCDTVVYASTSSIYGNRTEPSPEDMAVETRTGYEASKMGRERYGEYFSHHYDMTMAGMRFFSVYQGYGGNEEHKGEYANILAQFADDIASGRSPKIYGDGTQTRDFTHVDDIVRGLVAAAEHELDGVYNLGTGESYDFNTVVELLNEELGTDVEPTYVENPIPEYVYVHDTMADISKMNEATGWEPQISFREGLRSICEQYT; encoded by the coding sequence ATGAACGGCAAGACGGTTCTGGTCACGGGGGGCGCCGGGTTCATCGGGTCGAACCTCGCGAACAGCCTCGCGGCGGAGAACGAGGTCATCGCGGTCGACGACGAGTACCTCGGCACCCCGGAGAACCTGTCCGACGAGGTCGAGTACGTCGGCAAGAGCGTCCTCGACGAGGACCTCCCGACCGAGGGCGTCGACGCGGTGTTCCACCTCGCGGCGCTGTCCTCCTACGCGATGCACGAGGAGAACCCCCAGAAAGGCGTCCGGGTGAACATCGAGGGGTTCGTCAACACGGTCGTCCAGGCGCGCGACGACGGCTGCGACACCGTGGTGTACGCGTCGACCTCCTCCATCTACGGCAACCGGACCGAGCCCTCCCCGGAGGACATGGCGGTGGAGACGCGGACGGGTTACGAGGCGTCGAAGATGGGACGCGAGCGGTACGGCGAGTACTTCTCACACCACTACGACATGACGATGGCGGGCATGCGCTTCTTCTCGGTGTACCAGGGCTACGGCGGCAACGAGGAGCACAAGGGCGAGTACGCGAACATCCTCGCGCAGTTCGCCGACGACATCGCCAGCGGTCGCTCCCCGAAGATATACGGCGACGGCACCCAGACCCGCGACTTCACCCACGTCGACGACATCGTCCGGGGCCTCGTCGCCGCCGCGGAGCACGAACTCGACGGCGTCTACAACCTCGGGACGGGCGAGAGCTACGACTTCAACACGGTCGTGGAACTGCTGAACGAGGAGTTGGGAACCGACGTCGAACCGACCTACGTCGAGAACCCCATCCCGGAGTACGTCTACGTCCACGACACGATGGCGGACATCTCGAAGATGAACGAGGCGACCGGCTGGGAGCCGCAGATATCGTTCCGCGAGGGGCTCCGAAGCATCTGCGAACAGTACACCTGA